A single genomic interval of Chitinophaga sp. 180180018-3 harbors:
- a CDS encoding IS4 family transposase: MSKSRFFSGQPIFNQLLSFVPATLIDKAARETNADSYYKQFKAFDHLVTMLFSSFHQCSSLRELVTGLLANEHRLNHLGLKKTPRRSTISDANRNRPVDFFSQLYHLLYQHHYPQHCPDSRTRNRLHDRLFIVDSTTISLFSTVMKGAGVKGLNGRKKGGVKAHVLMRAKDELPCFTVLTEAACSDRKFMQKLPLEPGSIIAMDRAYVNYTVMKDWTQNDITWISRVTKGMKIKVLERKKITSADKKNGILKDWIIRLGNPKTCKKSPVQQARVISIYDKKTQKKVHLLTNNQTYACSTIRRLYKQRWDIELLFKRIKQTSQLSNFLGDNENAISIQVWCALIKDLLIKIVKDQLKQLGCRMWSFSNLAGFLRLHLSTYILLIKFLTEPEKALLCNNKDADFIQLKLFSP; encoded by the coding sequence ATGAGCAAAAGTAGATTTTTTTCCGGACAGCCGATTTTTAATCAGTTACTTTCTTTTGTGCCCGCCACTTTAATCGATAAAGCGGCCAGGGAGACTAATGCAGACAGCTATTACAAGCAATTTAAGGCCTTTGACCATTTGGTAACCATGCTATTCAGCAGCTTTCATCAGTGTAGTTCTCTTAGAGAGCTAGTTACCGGGCTATTGGCTAATGAGCATCGGCTTAATCATCTAGGCCTTAAAAAAACACCTCGCCGTAGTACTATTTCAGATGCCAACAGGAACCGCCCTGTAGATTTTTTCAGCCAACTCTATCATTTACTATACCAACACCATTATCCACAACATTGCCCGGACAGCCGAACAAGAAACAGGTTGCATGATAGATTATTTATAGTGGATTCAACAACAATTAGTCTGTTTTCAACTGTGATGAAGGGTGCGGGTGTAAAAGGGTTAAATGGCAGGAAAAAAGGAGGTGTTAAAGCTCATGTGCTGATGCGAGCCAAAGATGAGTTACCCTGCTTTACTGTACTGACAGAGGCCGCTTGTAGTGACAGGAAATTTATGCAGAAGCTGCCCCTGGAGCCAGGCTCCATAATTGCCATGGATCGAGCTTATGTAAATTACACGGTAATGAAAGACTGGACCCAAAATGATATTACCTGGATCTCCAGGGTTACTAAAGGGATGAAAATAAAGGTACTTGAGCGCAAAAAAATAACATCGGCTGATAAAAAGAATGGAATTTTAAAAGACTGGATCATCCGACTTGGCAACCCAAAGACCTGTAAAAAAAGTCCGGTGCAGCAGGCCAGAGTCATTAGTATTTATGATAAAAAGACCCAAAAGAAGGTGCACTTACTCACTAACAATCAGACCTACGCTTGTTCTACCATTAGGAGATTGTACAAACAGAGATGGGATATAGAACTGCTATTCAAAAGAATTAAGCAGACCTCTCAATTAAGTAATTTTCTGGGAGACAATGAGAATGCCATTAGTATACAGGTATGGTGCGCTTTAATAAAAGATCTGCTTATAAAGATTGTGAAAGATCAATTAAAGCAACTGGGCTGCAGAATGTGGTCGTTTAGCAACCTGGCAGGTTTTCTAAGACTCCACCTCTCCACATACATTCTCCTAATTAAATTTCTAACCGAACCGGAGAAAGCACTTCTTTGTAATAATAAAGATGCAGACTTTATACAACTGAAATTATTCTCTCCTTAG
- a CDS encoding HEAT repeat domain-containing protein has translation MRIVRNVKLFFREGNSDKTYEIDLCEVGSDQYLVNFRYGKRFGTLKDGTKTVAPVKFTEATAIFDALEKEKRSKGYLGEQEAAQDVSFVPPDTSMVADVRHRAILRRLQDALEGKSSFRTAWATSRVIWKAGEEHIKEAVPYLIKLLERGDALQRYAAIWSLSQSGDPAVVPVLRSYADNGAWPLNIRMLAANGVLWLLPPEERKEFVHGYLQRLPVAFQDAIVRNDAESLLQLIQDQVLMLLQPDYALLEDLYLVSAESEVVRKIFPNILLGLPLRPSWFRHIRHIFKQAELRMDPGAVAILAARFEREAPMFKNPGTRTDYEGEKYIPETFVPSLETAFQADKELKRPTSKLAYSDRTRRYLHRRVFRQLQFFGERNDIYYVRLATSLLLQYNEERDATAEYQTRRYSYVNGRFATIYTQYPVNSKLVYLNYILRGNTPTLKLRPDGMEWVFKQEEPDAGKNAASKPVPGANPDALKQQQEKGGLMKKLFGWLGGDNKDKHLQASAIPPEYKPTPEPPAPLVSEVPFLHLWRELPQAFIQLLMLARMEAIHVFAMEQLKAHPEFNNLKEKMGEDVIAGLLSNPFSIPSMFGLELAREKYDPANPSLRLLYVMIMSPLELARIQGLQWISENQAKCFGDIDFLVQLIFSPYKDVRNFARKQLNPGYLPEDKARSLRDRSIAALLELKTATDEGNVNLNDGCSILEQHCAPALATIEIASIEALLQSPVAACHAFAARLLLLKQGSFNYATLSDALLKHLLVDPFLPVRNAGLQVLQAMGHEALLKRPELLLHIILSTYTDVRNGIRPLIAQLVQQDSRLAIYLVNELVPYLMRREAVEGIHADIETILSNELVNYLQDIDTATALRLVYSNYRPAQQFGILVLDKYIPVQALSVKQVIAAGNHELLKAREWCLSFYYKNVERIRYERDAAVALLDAKWDDIRLGAIEFFRTQFADKDWSPEALVAVADSVRPDVQAFGRELLLRFFREEDGPVYLMKLSQHPSESIQLFATGYLQRFAAGNLEYLKQLEQYFRVVLSRVNKARAAKERIFAFLEQEALKSEDAARYIGHIIAHISATVAIGDKARCISIMHNIQAKFPIELPIRIIPTVTRVS, from the coding sequence ATGCGAATTGTCAGGAACGTAAAACTCTTTTTCCGGGAAGGGAACTCGGATAAGACTTATGAAATAGACCTATGTGAAGTTGGATCAGATCAGTACCTTGTTAACTTCAGGTATGGAAAACGTTTTGGAACCTTGAAAGATGGTACAAAAACCGTGGCTCCCGTTAAATTTACTGAAGCAACAGCGATCTTCGATGCGCTTGAAAAAGAGAAGCGGAGTAAAGGTTACCTGGGCGAGCAGGAAGCTGCGCAGGACGTATCGTTTGTACCGCCGGATACCAGCATGGTGGCCGATGTAAGGCATCGCGCCATTCTCCGCCGCCTTCAGGATGCCCTGGAAGGAAAATCCTCATTCAGAACCGCCTGGGCTACCTCCCGCGTCATATGGAAAGCAGGGGAAGAACATATAAAAGAAGCAGTACCTTATCTTATAAAATTATTGGAACGAGGCGACGCCCTGCAACGCTACGCCGCTATATGGTCGTTATCGCAATCCGGCGATCCTGCTGTCGTTCCTGTGCTGCGTTCTTATGCCGACAATGGCGCATGGCCCCTGAACATCCGGATGCTGGCTGCCAACGGCGTGTTGTGGCTGCTGCCCCCCGAAGAAAGGAAGGAGTTTGTACATGGCTATCTGCAGCGATTACCGGTGGCTTTCCAGGATGCTATCGTAAGAAACGATGCGGAAAGCCTCCTCCAGCTGATCCAGGATCAGGTGCTGATGTTGCTCCAACCGGATTATGCTTTACTGGAAGACCTTTATCTGGTATCCGCAGAATCTGAAGTAGTACGCAAGATCTTCCCGAATATATTACTGGGCCTGCCTTTAAGACCATCCTGGTTCCGGCATATACGCCATATTTTCAAACAGGCCGAATTGCGCATGGATCCCGGAGCAGTAGCTATTCTGGCTGCCCGCTTCGAAAGAGAAGCGCCCATGTTCAAGAACCCGGGTACGAGAACGGACTATGAAGGCGAGAAATATATCCCGGAAACATTCGTGCCTTCACTGGAAACTGCATTCCAGGCCGATAAGGAACTGAAGCGGCCAACCAGTAAGCTGGCTTATTCCGACAGAACACGCCGCTATCTCCATCGTCGTGTATTCAGGCAGTTACAGTTCTTCGGAGAGCGTAACGATATCTATTATGTACGCCTGGCCACCTCGCTGCTGCTGCAATACAACGAAGAAAGGGATGCGACTGCAGAGTACCAAACCCGCAGGTACAGCTATGTGAACGGCCGTTTTGCGACCATCTACACACAATACCCTGTTAATTCAAAACTGGTATACCTTAATTATATACTCCGGGGAAATACACCCACATTGAAACTCCGGCCCGATGGTATGGAATGGGTGTTTAAGCAGGAAGAACCGGATGCCGGTAAAAACGCCGCTTCCAAACCTGTGCCGGGCGCCAATCCCGACGCCCTGAAGCAACAACAGGAAAAGGGCGGCCTGATGAAGAAATTATTCGGCTGGCTGGGTGGTGATAATAAGGACAAGCACCTACAGGCTAGTGCCATTCCGCCGGAATATAAACCAACTCCGGAGCCACCTGCACCTTTGGTAAGTGAAGTGCCGTTCCTGCATCTCTGGCGCGAACTGCCCCAGGCTTTTATCCAGCTGCTGATGCTGGCCAGAATGGAGGCCATACATGTTTTCGCCATGGAACAACTGAAAGCCCATCCGGAGTTTAATAATCTGAAGGAGAAGATGGGGGAGGATGTGATAGCCGGACTGTTGTCCAATCCTTTCAGCATTCCTTCCATGTTTGGACTGGAACTTGCCCGCGAAAAATATGACCCCGCCAATCCATCGCTGCGCTTATTGTATGTTATGATCATGAGTCCACTGGAACTGGCGAGGATACAGGGCTTGCAGTGGATCAGCGAAAATCAGGCGAAATGTTTCGGGGATATCGATTTCCTCGTACAGCTGATATTCTCTCCTTATAAAGATGTACGCAACTTTGCACGCAAGCAGCTGAATCCAGGCTACCTGCCTGAGGACAAGGCCCGTTCGCTGCGCGACAGATCCATTGCTGCACTGCTGGAACTGAAAACCGCCACTGACGAAGGTAATGTAAACCTCAACGATGGCTGCAGCATTCTGGAGCAACATTGCGCACCGGCGCTGGCTACAATAGAGATCGCCTCCATAGAGGCATTGCTGCAAAGCCCGGTAGCCGCCTGCCATGCTTTCGCTGCAAGGCTGTTGTTGCTGAAACAGGGAAGCTTCAATTATGCGACACTGTCTGACGCCTTGTTGAAACACCTGCTGGTGGATCCTTTCCTGCCCGTAAGAAATGCCGGGTTACAGGTATTGCAGGCGATGGGACATGAGGCCCTGCTGAAACGACCGGAATTATTACTCCATATTATATTAAGCACGTACACGGATGTACGAAATGGTATCCGACCGCTGATAGCTCAGCTGGTGCAGCAGGATAGCAGGCTGGCAATTTACCTCGTGAACGAACTGGTGCCGTACCTGATGCGCAGGGAAGCCGTGGAAGGTATTCATGCCGATATTGAAACCATCCTGAGCAACGAACTGGTAAATTACCTGCAGGACATTGATACGGCTACAGCGCTGCGTCTTGTTTACTCCAACTACCGCCCGGCCCAGCAATTCGGTATCCTGGTACTGGATAAGTATATCCCTGTCCAGGCCTTGTCTGTAAAACAGGTGATTGCCGCCGGCAACCACGAGTTACTGAAAGCAAGAGAATGGTGCCTGAGCTTCTATTATAAGAATGTGGAGCGTATCCGTTATGAGCGCGACGCTGCGGTAGCGTTGCTGGATGCCAAATGGGATGATATCCGCCTCGGGGCTATTGAGTTTTTCCGCACACAATTCGCGGACAAGGATTGGTCGCCCGAAGCGCTGGTTGCCGTGGCCGACAGCGTACGTCCGGATGTACAGGCATTTGGCCGTGAGCTGTTGCTGCGTTTCTTCCGTGAGGAAGACGGCCCGGTTTACCTGATGAAGCTGAGCCAGCATCCCAGCGAAAGCATACAGCTGTTTGCCACCGGGTATCTGCAGCGTTTTGCTGCCGGTAACCTGGAGTACCTGAAACAGCTGGAACAGTATTTCCGCGTGGTGCTCAGCCGGGTGAACAAGGCCCGTGCCGCCAAAGAAAGGATCTTTGCATTCCTGGAACAGGAAGCGCTGAAGTCGGAAGACGCCGCCAGGTATATCGGGCATATCATTGCACATATTTCCGCAACGGTGGCCATTGGAGACAAGGCCCGCTGTATCAGCATCATGCACAATATCCAGGCGAAGTTCCCCATAGAACTGCCCATCCGGATCATACCAACAGTAACCAGAGTGTCTTAA
- a CDS encoding nucleoside recognition domain-containing protein — MALNYVWLGFFLIAFVVAVFKSVVLHDTAVFGDIMNGMFSSAKTGAEISLGLAGIMTLWLGIMRIGEVAGMINRFSKLVNPFFSKLFPEVPKGHPAMGSMMMNFSATMLGLDNAATPLGLKAMKELQEINPKEDTASNPQIMFLVLNTAGVVLIPTSVIAIRLAAGAANPADIFIPTLISTFMAFIAGMFIVSVYQKINLFKLPVLIFLALFAGIMTGLWFWVHHLPPAEIGPKTASLGGAIIFSIIIIFLVAGMIKKINVYDAFIEGAKEGFQVSVRIIPYLVGMLVAISVFRTTGCLDYVTHGIGVFFGWLGLNTDFVPALPVAFMKPLSGGGARALMVDILKTHGVDSFVGRLASIIQGTTETTFYVLAVYFGSVNIKHTRYALAAGLLADFFGMLCAILLGYLFFH, encoded by the coding sequence ATGGCATTAAACTACGTATGGCTGGGATTTTTTCTGATCGCGTTTGTTGTAGCAGTTTTTAAGTCGGTAGTTTTACATGATACTGCTGTTTTTGGAGACATCATGAACGGCATGTTTTCCAGTGCTAAAACCGGTGCGGAGATTTCGCTGGGCCTGGCGGGTATTATGACACTATGGCTGGGTATTATGCGGATTGGCGAGGTAGCGGGTATGATCAATCGTTTCTCGAAGCTGGTGAACCCGTTTTTCTCGAAGCTATTCCCGGAAGTACCTAAAGGGCATCCGGCCATGGGCTCCATGATGATGAACTTTTCCGCTACCATGCTGGGGCTCGACAATGCCGCTACTCCTTTGGGGCTGAAGGCGATGAAGGAGTTGCAGGAAATAAATCCCAAAGAGGATACGGCCAGCAATCCCCAGATCATGTTCCTGGTGCTGAATACCGCCGGCGTAGTATTGATTCCCACTTCCGTTATTGCGATCCGGCTGGCAGCCGGAGCCGCCAACCCTGCGGATATTTTTATTCCTACCCTGATTTCTACTTTCATGGCTTTCATCGCAGGCATGTTCATCGTGTCTGTTTATCAAAAGATCAATCTTTTTAAATTACCGGTGTTGATATTCCTGGCGCTGTTTGCAGGTATCATGACAGGCCTCTGGTTCTGGGTACATCATCTGCCCCCGGCGGAAATAGGCCCAAAGACCGCTTCGCTTGGCGGCGCTATTATCTTTTCCATCATTATTATATTTCTGGTAGCAGGCATGATAAAAAAGATCAATGTGTATGATGCCTTTATAGAAGGTGCCAAAGAGGGGTTTCAGGTATCTGTTCGGATCATACCTTATCTTGTAGGGATGCTGGTAGCGATCAGTGTATTCCGGACCACCGGCTGCCTCGACTATGTCACCCATGGTATTGGCGTCTTTTTCGGCTGGCTTGGTCTGAATACCGATTTTGTTCCCGCCCTGCCGGTGGCCTTCATGAAGCCGCTGAGTGGTGGAGGGGCGCGTGCGTTAATGGTGGATATTCTGAAGACCCATGGCGTGGATTCTTTCGTTGGCAGACTTGCCAGCATCATCCAGGGCACCACGGAAACTACCTTTTATGTGCTGGCGGTTTATTTCGGTTCAGTGAATATTAAACATACCCGTTATGCATTGGCGGCAGGATTGCTTGCAGATTTCTTCGGGATGTTGTGCGCGATTTTGTTAGGATATTTGTTCTTTCATTGA
- a CDS encoding FkbM family methyltransferase — translation MKDQAYYPSWKNASKYRQYFSYFGEYLRYNDWKSISASLKLVLLNKASQQEWNARSAMGYFHIRKGTTDFQFINYAYERRVRDYLKQQVEKKRLSAFIDIGACIGEYDVWLAGLGVPCIAFEPVNYKAVQENLALNNAADKVKLFACGLGNKQEKVNFNVMSTVTGSSYIDRENASEGNIPIERLDDLLPQMGIDINGPLIVKLDVEGMETEVLEGARQFISQAPDLRIIFERYADDNTVNDKLSSLAKFEFEPIDEYNYLATKIA, via the coding sequence ATGAAAGATCAGGCCTATTATCCCTCCTGGAAGAATGCTTCCAAGTACCGCCAGTATTTCAGTTACTTTGGCGAATATCTTCGATATAACGATTGGAAATCTATTAGTGCTTCGCTTAAATTGGTATTATTAAACAAAGCCTCTCAACAGGAATGGAATGCCAGATCAGCAATGGGATATTTTCATATCCGCAAGGGCACTACCGATTTTCAGTTTATCAATTATGCTTACGAACGCCGTGTGAGGGACTACCTGAAACAACAGGTGGAGAAAAAACGGTTGTCAGCATTTATAGACATAGGCGCCTGTATAGGAGAGTACGATGTTTGGCTGGCTGGCCTGGGCGTACCCTGTATAGCCTTTGAACCGGTAAATTATAAAGCAGTACAGGAAAACCTGGCGCTTAATAATGCGGCCGATAAAGTAAAATTGTTTGCCTGTGGCCTCGGCAACAAACAGGAAAAAGTGAATTTCAACGTCATGAGCACCGTTACTGGCTCCAGCTATATCGACCGCGAAAATGCCAGTGAAGGTAATATCCCCATCGAACGGCTGGACGACCTGCTGCCTCAAATGGGAATAGATATCAATGGACCATTGATCGTCAAACTCGATGTGGAAGGAATGGAAACAGAAGTGCTTGAAGGAGCAAGGCAGTTCATTTCCCAGGCGCCGGATCTCCGCATCATTTTCGAACGATACGCAGATGATAATACTGTGAATGACAAATTGAGCTCCCTCGCAAAATTTGAATTTGAACCCATCGACGAGTATAACTATCTGGCCACAAAAATCGCCTGA
- a CDS encoding SWIM zinc finger family protein: MLFNYRYSGNSQVYSNATSSGISFAPDTHRDPTFFVGKLHKKIAFREAISALHDVVISDLRFKPKDKTAYKEWAAQQEDLWLAEYMSGYDVQAANQRIEEVSKQLSDIYAESAKVTAPFYNARKQYFNYLYEKDRDAWFVLDPVISVHPDEVFFECFSQDESTYGKLSASYNVFKEINEFECGTTNIDYSSALYNEFQKIRDYKETDFRIDPGGFQVQTSQEELYHEVKIDLPDSWVRGFLQVSAAMTLPAATFDLHPMDVYNFCSWLRRFKEKKGPRSIRFILEPGKPVKAIFEPWNHEVVCARSLYTGAQRREIRIWGRRRLLILERLIPAARKFTVHLTGNGLPSFYIADLGDMQFTLGLSGWTANDWSRAGQFDLMAPRAFVDDTAKLAVYEDLKTRWMAKPETIAQATGLDRATVLGALGIYTQAGKVIYDLHTGLYRRRELSREPLPLDQLRFSNPQEAEASRLVKNGKVEVQGVHVPGTGLQLKGNVKSTQRVYHPVITIDADERLSDGHCDCGFYNMNKLYKGPCEHMLAIRIAYAENNETK, encoded by the coding sequence ATGTTATTCAACTACAGATATAGCGGTAATTCTCAGGTGTACAGCAATGCTACCTCCTCCGGGATCTCATTTGCCCCGGATACCCACCGCGACCCGACCTTTTTCGTAGGAAAACTGCATAAGAAAATAGCTTTTCGCGAAGCCATATCAGCATTGCATGATGTGGTGATTTCCGATCTGCGCTTTAAACCCAAAGACAAAACCGCTTATAAAGAATGGGCCGCCCAACAGGAAGATCTGTGGCTGGCAGAATATATGAGTGGCTACGACGTTCAGGCTGCCAACCAGCGCATCGAAGAGGTAAGCAAACAGCTGTCGGATATTTATGCGGAAAGCGCTAAGGTAACGGCGCCTTTCTATAATGCCCGCAAGCAATATTTCAATTACCTGTATGAGAAAGACCGCGACGCCTGGTTCGTACTGGACCCCGTGATCAGTGTACATCCTGATGAGGTGTTCTTCGAATGTTTCAGCCAGGACGAATCTACGTACGGGAAACTTAGCGCCAGCTACAATGTGTTCAAAGAGATAAACGAATTTGAATGCGGTACCACCAACATCGATTATTCGTCAGCGTTATATAACGAATTTCAGAAGATCAGGGACTATAAGGAAACAGATTTCCGGATAGATCCGGGAGGGTTTCAGGTGCAGACCTCACAGGAAGAGCTGTATCATGAAGTGAAGATCGACCTGCCCGACAGTTGGGTGAGAGGCTTCCTTCAGGTAAGCGCTGCGATGACTTTGCCGGCAGCTACTTTCGATCTTCACCCGATGGATGTTTATAATTTCTGCTCCTGGCTGCGGCGGTTCAAAGAAAAGAAAGGGCCACGCTCTATCCGGTTCATATTGGAACCTGGCAAACCGGTAAAGGCCATCTTTGAGCCCTGGAATCACGAAGTCGTATGTGCGAGATCGTTATACACCGGCGCGCAACGAAGAGAGATCCGGATATGGGGCAGAAGACGGTTGCTGATACTGGAACGACTGATCCCCGCTGCAAGGAAATTCACTGTACACCTGACAGGAAACGGGTTGCCGTCGTTCTACATCGCCGACCTGGGCGATATGCAATTCACACTCGGGCTGAGCGGATGGACGGCCAACGACTGGTCGCGCGCAGGTCAGTTTGATCTGATGGCGCCCAGAGCCTTTGTGGATGATACTGCGAAGCTGGCGGTTTATGAGGACCTGAAAACAAGGTGGATGGCCAAACCGGAAACCATTGCCCAGGCTACCGGGTTAGACAGGGCTACCGTGCTGGGCGCTCTGGGCATCTATACACAGGCCGGTAAAGTGATCTACGACCTGCATACAGGCTTATACCGCCGGAGAGAGTTGAGCAGGGAACCGCTTCCGCTTGATCAGCTCCGGTTTTCTAATCCGCAGGAAGCAGAAGCCAGCCGCCTCGTGAAAAACGGCAAAGTAGAGGTACAAGGCGTACACGTGCCGGGAACAGGGTTACAGCTGAAAGGGAATGTTAAATCCACACAGCGTGTATACCATCCCGTTATAACCATAGATGCGGACGAACGACTGAGTGACGGACATTGCGACTGTGGATTTTATAATATGAACAAGCTATACAAAGGGCCCTGCGAACATATGCTGGCTATTCGTATCGCTTACGCAGAAAATAATGAAACAAAATAA
- the ychF gene encoding redox-regulated ATPase YchF, with translation MALQVGIVGLPNVGKSTLFNAVSNSAKAQASNYRFCTIEPNVGQVDVPDHRMYKLEELVKPDRVVPTTIEFVDIAGLVKGASKGEGLGNKFLANIREVDAIVHVIRCFEDENILRDEGAINPVSDKEIIDTELQLKDLESVERKVARTEKMAKTGGDPKAKAEFEVLKRCQEHLEKGRNIRELGLSKEERVAIADLFLLTEKPVLYVANVDEASLHTGNKYSEALRDGVKAEHAEVIVMNNTIEAQISEMEDPSDKEMFLAEYGLTEPGLNRLIRSAYNLLELITYFTAGVQEVRAWTIHKGWKAPQAASVIHTDFEKGFIKAEVIAYDDFVKYGSEAAARDNGRLRIEGKEYIVADGDVMHFRFNV, from the coding sequence ATGGCTTTGCAAGTAGGAATTGTAGGATTGCCAAACGTAGGGAAATCAACTTTATTTAATGCGGTAAGCAACAGCGCTAAAGCGCAGGCCAGCAACTACCGTTTCTGTACTATAGAACCTAACGTAGGGCAGGTGGATGTACCAGATCACCGTATGTATAAACTGGAAGAACTGGTAAAACCCGATCGCGTGGTACCTACTACCATCGAGTTCGTGGACATTGCCGGTCTGGTAAAAGGCGCCAGCAAAGGAGAGGGCCTGGGCAACAAGTTCCTCGCCAATATCCGTGAAGTAGATGCCATCGTACATGTGATTCGCTGCTTCGAGGATGAAAACATCCTGCGCGATGAAGGTGCTATTAACCCTGTCAGCGATAAGGAAATCATCGATACCGAATTACAGCTGAAAGACCTGGAAAGCGTGGAACGTAAAGTAGCACGCACCGAAAAGATGGCTAAAACTGGTGGCGATCCTAAAGCCAAAGCGGAATTTGAAGTACTGAAAAGATGCCAGGAACACCTGGAAAAAGGACGTAATATCCGCGAGCTCGGACTAAGCAAGGAAGAAAGAGTGGCCATTGCCGACCTGTTCCTGCTTACCGAAAAACCGGTACTCTATGTGGCCAATGTCGATGAAGCATCCCTCCATACCGGTAACAAATACTCTGAAGCACTGAGAGATGGCGTGAAGGCAGAACATGCTGAAGTGATTGTCATGAACAATACCATTGAAGCCCAGATCTCCGAAATGGAAGATCCGTCTGATAAGGAAATGTTCCTGGCTGAATACGGTCTTACTGAGCCCGGCCTAAACCGCCTGATCCGTTCCGCTTATAACCTGCTGGAACTAATCACCTATTTTACCGCAGGTGTGCAGGAAGTACGTGCATGGACTATCCACAAAGGCTGGAAAGCACCTCAGGCTGCCAGCGTAATCCATACCGATTTCGAAAAAGGCTTTATCAAGGCAGAAGTAATTGCCTATGACGATTTCGTAAAATATGGCTCTGAAGCAGCAGCCCGCGACAATGGACGCCTGCGTATTGAAGGTAAAGAGTACATCGTTGCCGATGGCGATGTTATGCACTTCCGCTTCAACGTATAA
- a CDS encoding thiamine-binding protein translates to MSNKINLALQILPSVPSEQVYAVVDEAIAVIQASGVKYRVCPFETVMEGTYEELMEVVKKAQEVCFKAGASQLLVYIKMQIRKDSDVTMEEKTGKYDEKN, encoded by the coding sequence ATGAGTAACAAGATCAATTTAGCGCTGCAAATCCTCCCTTCTGTGCCTTCTGAACAGGTCTATGCAGTGGTAGACGAAGCCATTGCCGTGATTCAGGCATCCGGTGTAAAATACCGGGTATGCCCTTTCGAAACTGTCATGGAAGGAACCTATGAAGAGCTAATGGAAGTCGTAAAAAAGGCGCAGGAAGTCTGCTTCAAAGCAGGCGCCTCCCAGCTCCTCGTATATATAAAAATGCAGATAAGAAAAGATAGTGACGTAACGATGGAAGAGAAGACGGGGAAATACGATGAAAAGAATTAA